A stretch of Microcoleus sp. FACHB-68 DNA encodes these proteins:
- a CDS encoding retron system putative HNH endonuclease — translation MRYIPKGEEPECLAKWKARANEDWTPIYKDLRGTPKTELHESLLREQGYICCYCGNSINDKDSHIEHFKPQTTYPDLTLEYTNLLASCQREGKKSEPVHCGPKKAYWYDEQLMISPLEPNCADFFTYSGSGEILPATDPDKQAAAKETIDKLGLDIDKLRAERIQAIEGFLQAIKGLTDEEIQQFAQAYEKLDVKGKYAPFATVIAYFYKKYFTGTT, via the coding sequence GTGAGATATATCCCAAAAGGTGAGGAACCAGAATGCTTGGCAAAATGGAAAGCGCGTGCTAACGAAGATTGGACACCTATCTATAAAGACCTTCGGGGAACACCAAAAACCGAACTGCATGAGTCGTTGTTACGTGAACAAGGGTATATTTGTTGTTACTGCGGAAACAGCATCAACGACAAAGACAGCCATATTGAACATTTCAAGCCTCAGACTACTTATCCAGATTTAACCTTGGAGTACACAAATTTGCTGGCTTCATGTCAGAGAGAAGGCAAAAAATCTGAGCCAGTCCATTGTGGCCCGAAGAAAGCTTACTGGTATGATGAGCAACTGATGATTTCTCCTTTAGAGCCAAACTGTGCAGATTTTTTTACTTACTCCGGTTCTGGAGAAATTCTGCCGGCAACTGATCCAGACAAGCAAGCCGCTGCTAAAGAAACAATTGATAAACTCGGACTTGACATTGACAAGTTGAGAGCAGAACGCATCCAAGCAATTGAGGGTTTCTTGCAGGCTATCAAAGGACTCACTGACGAAGAGATCCAGCAGTTTGCTCAAGCTTATGAAAAACTTGATGTTAAAGGTAAGTACGCGCCATTTGCTACAGTGATTGCCTATTTTTATAAAAAATACTTCACCGGAACCACATGA
- a CDS encoding ChaB family protein, giving the protein MPDQYQAERTISAVFKEESQLDGVVRRLLDRGVPQDHISMMGKNFQSNTRITGFITKKDVILGGLRSGAIFGSLFGSFLSLLTGVGILFIPFVGSVVAAGPLGAVLLGAASGALAGSAGAGLVSALATLGMPEDKAAIYQTRVEAGEFLVMAEVPANKAGEIQLLLESAGGEEITVSEMTLPRASAGKCNTVADLSPEVRSHLSEEAQRTFMERYNAAFDESNDASQAEHAAWDTIHQQYNEDENGVWSKAKVSV; this is encoded by the coding sequence ATGCCTGACCAATATCAAGCAGAACGCACAATATCAGCCGTCTTTAAAGAAGAAAGTCAATTAGATGGTGTTGTTCGGCGTCTGCTGGATCGGGGTGTACCCCAAGATCACATTTCGATGATGGGCAAAAATTTTCAATCTAATACGCGCATCACCGGCTTTATTACGAAAAAAGATGTGATTTTGGGAGGCTTGCGAAGCGGCGCGATTTTTGGTTCCCTTTTTGGTTCGTTTTTAAGTCTGCTTACCGGCGTTGGCATCCTGTTTATTCCCTTTGTCGGCTCAGTCGTAGCAGCCGGCCCATTGGGTGCTGTACTCTTAGGTGCAGCGAGTGGTGCCCTTGCGGGTAGTGCCGGTGCCGGCTTAGTTTCTGCATTGGCGACGCTGGGAATGCCTGAAGATAAGGCGGCAATTTATCAAACCCGCGTGGAAGCCGGGGAATTTCTGGTGATGGCAGAAGTGCCGGCAAATAAAGCCGGTGAAATTCAACTGCTGCTGGAAAGTGCCGGTGGGGAAGAAATTACAGTCAGCGAAATGACGCTGCCTCGTGCAAGTGCCGGCAAGTGCAACACTGTAGCCGATCTGTCTCCCGAAGTCCGTTCACACCTATCTGAAGAGGCGCAACGGACATTTATGGAACGCTACAACGCCGCGTTTGATGAAAGTAACGATGCCTCGCAGGCTGAACACGCCGCTTGGGATACCATTCACCAACAGTACAACGAAGACGAAAATGGTGTTTGGTCAAAAGCCAAGGTGAGTGTGTAG
- the rd gene encoding rubredoxin yields the protein MQKYICTACAYEYDPAEGDPDSGIAPGTAFEDIPEDWVCPICGVSKADFEPAE from the coding sequence ATGCAAAAATATATATGCACCGCCTGCGCCTATGAATATGACCCAGCAGAAGGCGACCCTGATAGCGGAATTGCACCCGGTACGGCATTTGAAGATATTCCTGAAGATTGGGTTTGTCCGATTTGCGGAGTTTCCAAAGCAGATTTTGAGCCGGCTGAATAA
- a CDS encoding NAD(P)-dependent oxidoreductase produces MAKLLITGSSGFLGWNLCQIAREEWQVYGTYFSQPVEIPEINLVQSDLRKFEELKRIFEEIKPDAVIHAAAQSQPNLCQTRPQESHEINVTASCNIAGLCADYSIPCVFTSSDLVFDGLNSPYRETDPVSPVSIYGEQKVLAEEGMLKRYPQTAICRMPLMFGDGGPAAKSFIQPMLESLRKGQELALFTDEFRTPVSGQTAAKGLLLALEKVSGRIHLGGKERISRYDFFRLLVEVLGLDEAKIITCRQQDVKMAAPRPPDVSLDSSKAYSLGYHPPSLREEFEQLRGKV; encoded by the coding sequence ATGGCAAAACTTTTAATCACCGGCAGCAGTGGATTTCTAGGATGGAACCTGTGCCAAATTGCCCGAGAAGAATGGCAGGTTTATGGAACCTACTTTTCCCAGCCGGTGGAAATTCCAGAAATAAATTTAGTCCAATCTGATTTAAGAAAATTTGAAGAACTCAAGCGCATCTTTGAAGAAATCAAACCAGATGCCGTCATTCATGCTGCCGCTCAATCGCAACCGAACTTATGCCAAACCCGCCCTCAAGAATCACACGAAATTAATGTAACCGCATCTTGCAATATTGCCGGCCTTTGTGCAGATTACTCCATTCCTTGCGTTTTCACTTCCAGCGACTTAGTCTTTGATGGCTTAAATTCTCCTTACCGGGAAACAGATCCCGTGTCTCCTGTCAGCATCTATGGGGAACAAAAAGTCTTAGCAGAAGAAGGAATGCTCAAACGCTATCCCCAGACAGCAATTTGTCGGATGCCTTTAATGTTTGGTGATGGAGGGCCGGCAGCCAAAAGTTTCATTCAACCCATGCTAGAAAGCCTCAGAAAAGGACAAGAACTCGCTTTATTCACCGATGAATTTCGTACGCCGGTAAGCGGCCAAACAGCAGCAAAAGGACTTTTACTCGCATTAGAAAAAGTGAGTGGGCGAATTCATTTAGGCGGAAAAGAAAGAATATCGCGTTATGACTTTTTCCGATTACTCGTAGAAGTGCTAGGACTAGACGAAGCAAAAATCATAACCTGCCGGCAACAAGACGTTAAAATGGCAGCGCCCAGACCCCCCGACGTATCCCTAGACAGTTCCAAAGCTTATTCCCTAGGCTATCACCCGCCATCCTTGCGAGAAGAATTTGAACAATTGCGGGGAAAAGTGTAA
- a CDS encoding NAD(P)/FAD-dependent oxidoreductase, translated as MSSQSLKVVVIGGGAAGFFGAIACAKTHPHTQVTLLEAGREPLAKVRISGGGRCNVTHACFEPALLVQNYPRGGKALRGAFTRFQCRDTVAWFEGRGVQLKTEDDGRMFPVTDDSATIVECLMRAAHGAGVEFRNGSQVSSIYHSPSPSFKIELKSGETVTCDRLLLATGSNPMGYKWAKNLGHQIESPVPSLFTFNVRDERLKELGGVSVANARVRLPAAKLEQTGPVLVTHWGLSGPAVLKLSAWGARFLHECRYQTSLQINWLPQYKEEELRQMLLLVKSQLPRRAISTSCPVPIPRRLWERLIDAAGIDNEKRWAELPNKSLNELIQQLIQGKYEITGKGIFKEEFVTCGGVSLKEIDFKTMESRHCSGLYFAGEILDIDGVTGGFNFQSAWTTGWIAGQAMGNTQSPNP; from the coding sequence TTGAGTTCGCAATCTTTAAAAGTAGTTGTAATTGGTGGAGGTGCCGCCGGCTTCTTCGGCGCGATCGCGTGTGCCAAAACTCATCCTCACACCCAAGTTACCCTACTTGAAGCAGGGCGGGAACCCCTAGCCAAAGTTCGCATTTCCGGCGGAGGACGGTGTAACGTCACCCATGCCTGCTTTGAACCGGCCTTATTAGTGCAAAATTACCCCAGAGGCGGCAAAGCCTTGCGGGGCGCATTCACACGGTTTCAATGTCGCGATACCGTTGCCTGGTTTGAAGGACGGGGAGTGCAGCTAAAAACCGAAGACGATGGGCGGATGTTTCCCGTAACCGATGACTCCGCCACAATTGTAGAGTGTCTGATGCGGGCGGCTCACGGGGCCGGGGTAGAATTTCGCAACGGCAGCCAGGTTAGTTCCATCTATCACTCCCCCTCCCCTTCCTTTAAAATTGAATTAAAATCCGGCGAAACTGTAACCTGCGATCGCCTCCTCCTCGCCACCGGCAGCAATCCGATGGGTTACAAATGGGCCAAAAATTTAGGCCATCAAATTGAGTCACCCGTGCCTTCTCTCTTCACCTTTAACGTGCGCGATGAGCGACTCAAGGAATTAGGCGGTGTATCCGTTGCCAACGCCCGCGTGCGCCTACCGGCAGCCAAATTAGAGCAAACTGGGCCGGTACTCGTCACCCACTGGGGATTAAGCGGGCCGGCTGTACTCAAACTCTCCGCCTGGGGTGCCCGGTTTTTGCACGAGTGCCGGTATCAAACCTCTTTGCAGATTAATTGGTTGCCGCAGTACAAAGAAGAAGAACTGCGTCAAATGTTACTGCTAGTAAAGTCACAACTTCCCCGACGTGCGATCTCAACCAGTTGCCCCGTTCCCATTCCCCGCCGGCTTTGGGAACGTTTAATTGATGCTGCCGGTATTGATAACGAAAAACGCTGGGCAGAACTTCCCAACAAATCCTTAAATGAACTCATTCAACAACTCATTCAAGGCAAATACGAAATCACCGGCAAAGGCATTTTCAAAGAAGAATTTGTTACCTGTGGCGGCGTTAGTTTAAAAGAAATCGATTTCAAAACAATGGAAAGCCGGCATTGTTCAGGACTTTACTTTGCCGGTGAAATTTTAGACATTGATGGAGTCACCGGCGGCTTTAACTTCCAGAGTGCCTGGACAACAGGTTGGATAGCCGGTCAAGCAATGGGCAATACCCAATCACCCAACCCTTAA
- a CDS encoding HEAT repeat domain-containing protein, translated as MDDYDDLSGLTIEAELESPLDLMEEAEPPKPDPEEMLPLLNSPDSQQRMLATRAFCEIQDERAIPHLIRLLKDPCPLVRVSAGYALGRNPSPDAVDSLIEQLNRDWNGYVRKGVVWALGNCRDRRSLVPLLDALKTDISAVRLWAASSLGQMGSVGYDTVIAALPPLIESLRRDPMPAVRSNCAWALGQLCRELPSNVVYATAIDALIEAFAEDEDMGVREDAKGSLLRVGDPRGIQLIEELELEGWPLV; from the coding sequence ATGGACGATTACGATGACTTGAGTGGCCTCACGATTGAGGCAGAACTGGAAAGTCCTTTGGATCTGATGGAAGAGGCAGAGCCTCCCAAACCCGATCCAGAGGAAATGCTGCCACTTTTGAACTCGCCAGACTCCCAACAGCGGATGCTGGCTACGCGGGCTTTTTGTGAAATTCAGGATGAGCGGGCAATTCCCCATCTGATTCGGCTGTTAAAAGATCCTTGCCCGTTAGTTAGGGTGAGCGCCGGCTATGCTTTGGGGCGCAATCCCAGTCCAGATGCGGTAGATTCGCTGATAGAACAGCTTAATCGAGATTGGAATGGCTACGTGCGTAAGGGCGTGGTTTGGGCGCTGGGAAATTGCCGAGATCGCCGGTCGTTAGTGCCTTTGCTGGATGCACTGAAAACAGATATTTCTGCGGTGCGCCTGTGGGCGGCTAGTTCGCTTGGCCAAATGGGTTCGGTGGGTTACGATACGGTGATTGCTGCCCTTCCTCCACTGATTGAATCTTTACGCCGAGATCCGATGCCGGCGGTGCGGAGTAATTGTGCTTGGGCGTTGGGGCAATTATGTCGTGAATTGCCTTCTAATGTGGTGTATGCCACGGCAATTGATGCCTTAATTGAGGCTTTTGCGGAAGATGAAGATATGGGTGTTCGGGAAGATGCGAAAGGTTCTTTGTTACGTGTAGGTGATCCGCGTGGTATACAGCTGATTGAGGAGTTGGAACTTGAAGGTTGGCCTCTGGTTTAA
- a CDS encoding GNAT family N-acetyltransferase, whose protein sequence is MLLPGYTLRTGSELDRALLVKFMQRTYHELYPEHDFSHLALTVEQYFSSKTPLWWVDRQDEADSTFYPPPFARHPSPVGCLWLGNAIDQVSGDRHAHIFMVYVVPEHRRRGIGGALVSHAEAWAKERGDHQIALQVFVQNQPALNLYEKLGYQTQSLWMLKLLQPNRE, encoded by the coding sequence GTGTTGTTACCGGGATACACGTTGCGTACCGGCTCTGAGCTAGATCGGGCATTGCTCGTAAAGTTCATGCAGCGAACTTACCATGAGCTTTATCCAGAACACGATTTTTCCCATTTAGCCTTAACGGTTGAACAGTATTTTTCTAGCAAAACGCCGCTTTGGTGGGTTGATCGCCAGGATGAAGCGGACAGTACATTTTATCCCCCTCCCTTCGCCCGTCATCCTTCCCCTGTGGGTTGTTTGTGGCTGGGAAATGCCATCGATCAGGTGAGCGGGGATCGGCACGCTCACATTTTTATGGTGTATGTCGTACCCGAACACCGGCGTCGCGGCATTGGTGGGGCATTAGTGTCTCATGCTGAAGCTTGGGCAAAAGAACGCGGAGATCATCAAATTGCGCTGCAAGTTTTTGTGCAGAACCAGCCTGCTTTGAATCTATACGAAAAGCTGGGCTATCAAACCCAGTCTCTGTGGATGTTAAAACTTCTGCAACCGAATCGGGAATAG
- a CDS encoding calcium-binding protein produces MSASPAVYEALAKSIVYVDDKPEFQTQVQGFLAATGYTIDQVFDDPQTGLHAIGLVSATPDRPPVLVFRGADSPVDDIVLSDTRGVGVSQIQANQEALQTWLTQISQDTTKNPNKLLADVTGHSLGGGLAQTTAAVFVSVVGDTITFNSPGVSQTAANAFIQNGGADKKVTHYIVNGDFASLVGQAFLPGTVILQSFTDPNINPLIVRTKHRVEGLLTNPPAGYSQREISIEEFNSSSFTFTDDPDFQEFTAAMSVSLPQLATFLNSRSAAESYRVTPGFSYFGLLNQIDTTLDLSQNNYLDGYALNNTALSLEGNDTVIGNEGNDTLSGNQADDILSGAGRDDILYGGQNNDVLFGNEGTDYLSGDLGNDSLYGGKGSDTLLGGEGDDILNGESDSDFLTGGSGSDQFVLSLGEGTDIIVDFIKGEDLLALSGGLTFRQLVIAAGENSTLIASNGQFIANIVGIDPSSISESDFVQI; encoded by the coding sequence ATGAGTGCATCACCGGCAGTTTATGAAGCTCTCGCAAAGTCAATTGTTTATGTGGATGATAAACCAGAGTTTCAAACTCAAGTTCAAGGTTTCCTAGCTGCCACCGGCTATACAATTGATCAAGTATTTGACGATCCGCAAACAGGTCTTCATGCGATTGGTTTAGTTTCCGCAACACCAGATAGACCCCCCGTTCTTGTCTTTCGCGGTGCCGATTCTCCTGTCGATGATATTGTACTATCAGACACACGGGGAGTAGGTGTTAGCCAAATACAAGCTAATCAAGAAGCGCTACAAACTTGGCTGACACAAATTAGCCAAGATACCACGAAAAATCCCAATAAATTACTGGCTGATGTGACGGGTCACAGTTTGGGGGGTGGCTTAGCGCAAACAACAGCGGCTGTATTTGTATCTGTTGTCGGAGATACCATTACTTTTAACTCTCCAGGGGTGAGCCAGACAGCAGCCAATGCTTTTATCCAAAATGGAGGAGCCGATAAAAAGGTCACTCACTATATTGTGAATGGAGACTTTGCTAGCCTTGTTGGTCAAGCTTTTCTCCCCGGCACTGTCATTTTACAATCCTTTACAGACCCAAATATTAATCCGCTAATTGTAAGGACTAAGCATCGAGTGGAAGGTTTACTAACAAACCCTCCTGCCGGTTACAGTCAGCGGGAAATATCTATTGAAGAATTTAACAGTTCTTCTTTTACTTTCACCGACGATCCTGATTTTCAAGAGTTTACCGCAGCAATGTCGGTTTCCCTTCCTCAACTGGCAACATTCCTTAACTCAAGATCCGCCGCAGAAAGTTATAGAGTCACGCCAGGATTCTCTTATTTTGGATTACTGAATCAGATAGATACAACTCTCGATTTGTCTCAGAATAATTATCTAGATGGGTATGCTTTAAACAATACGGCTTTATCGCTGGAAGGCAATGACACAGTAATTGGGAATGAGGGAAATGATACTCTTAGTGGCAATCAAGCTGATGATATTTTGAGTGGTGCCGGTAGAGATGATATTCTTTATGGCGGTCAAAATAATGATGTCTTATTCGGTAACGAAGGGACTGATTATTTATCTGGAGATTTAGGGAATGATAGCCTTTACGGCGGCAAAGGAAGTGATACCTTACTTGGAGGTGAGGGTGATGATATTCTTAACGGAGAATCGGATAGCGACTTTTTAACCGGCGGCAGTGGTTCCGATCAGTTTGTCCTATCTTTAGGGGAAGGAACCGATATCATCGTCGATTTTATAAAAGGTGAAGATTTACTGGCTTTATCTGGCGGGTTAACTTTCAGGCAGTTAGTAATTGCAGCAGGAGAAAATTCAACTTTGATTGCTTCTAACGGTCAATTTATTGCAAATATCGTTGGAATTGATCCCAGCTCAATTTCAGAAAGTGATTTCGTCCAAATTTAA